The genomic stretch TAAAGCTCTTTACAACATTTGCTTTTTTCATGAACACAAAAGCCAATGTATAAGGTTTAGTATTAACTCCACAATTCAAAGAAACACAGAGATTTTATCAAAGTCAAGATATCGTGGTGAAAATGCTTAGGGAATGTATAAATGCAAATGAAGCATTTAGCATGTGTCTATGTTCTCATGTGATGAAAAATTGAAAATTCGTTAAAGAGGAATGCCATGAACTTCACTATGTTCGCGCAACTTTCCAATCAAATTAATCAGATAACACAAACATATGTCACGGATATTTCCTCAAAAGCAATAGCTGCAATTACACCTTTCGTTTCAATTGGAATCACCATCGCTTTCATTATCTATGGATGGCTCATCATTCGGGGCGCTATCGATATGCCACTCTCCGGATTCGTAAATCGGTTCCTGCGAATAAGTATTATTACTTCAATAGCCCTTACCACAGGACTTTATCAAAGTGAAATTGCAAATTTGATAACGCAAATGCCCTATGAGTTCTCAAAAGCGCTCATGACAAATCCACTCACTGATACACAATTAATGAATTTACTTGACAAAGCAGCAACCAAAGGATTCCAATATGCAGGTCGTCTTTTCCAGGAAACCGTCTTCTTCGAGGCCAATGGATTGCTTTACAGCCTCTTAGGTATCCTCATCTTGCTGGCAACAAGCTCCGTAGTGGCAATCGGCGGTGGTCTCGTCATACTGACAAAAATCGCCATTACACTTCTCGTAGGATTGGGCCCTATCTTCATCATTGCCTTACTGTGGCAACCAACCTATCGCTTTTTTCAGCAATGGTTAATCCAAGTCGTAAATTATATAATCCTCTTTCTACTCTTAGCAACTGTCTTTAATCTGATGATGAATATCTTTGCAAACTATTTGAGTGATATGGGACTCGATTACAACCAGAATGTAGCAGCCATGTTTGGGGGAGCGCTCATCTTGTCCATTATATCCATCATGCTGTTACTCAAACTATCAAGCATGGCCCATTCTCTCGCAAAAGGCATAGCATTTGGACATCTATGGAGACATAGAAACTAGAGAATGTAGAAAGAAATGATTCTCGTAACAGAAACTTTAAATCCATAGGACAAAATAACTAAAATAGCCAAGCCTACAATGAAAAATATTTGCACTAAAACTGAATTATTTTCGTCAATTAAAATACGAAATTAAGAAAAGATAAATTATCACAAATTATATGCTTTACTTTATTATTAAAATTATAATAATGATAAGAAATGCTGGGCTTTTTAATTGTCAAAAAGAGGAGTGTTAAGGTAAAGTCGGTTGTTTTTATAATTTTGATTGCAAATCTTTTATCGGCTTGTGCATTAGCACCAAAGCTAAAACAACCTAATGATAGAAACCGTGTGCCTATTAATAAAACAATCCCTGCCGAAATCAAGCGAGGAGACAGATGAAAAAGCAATTTATTATAATAGGGGTGATTACCCTTTTGGGAATGATAGATTTGGCGCATGCAGGAGGAGATCATATTGAGAGTGGAGGAGGTAGATCAGGAAATTTTATAGAAGGAGGTAGATTTCGGGAATATAAAGGCTTGTCGGATTCAACACACAATAGAGATGTTACTATAATTAGACGTCCTAAGGGACCAAGATTAAAAAAAAAGCCAGAACCACCTAAAAGGTCACAACCTGCTCAACCGCCACAACCTGCCCCACCACCACAACCTGCTCTACCAGAAGAATATTCGGAAATCCTTCAGCTTTTAAAAAAAGGAGAAATTATTGAGCTCTTAAAAAAACAACTTGACTCGAAAAGACAACAACTTTCACAAGTAGAAAAAGCTTATCAGGCTATAACAAAGAGTCAGAAAACAAACCCAAAGCAAATAGACTTTTCTAGTTTTTTTCTTAAAGAGCCAGAATTTCTCTATAAAGATAGTAAGCTTTCAAGGCAATCATATCAAGAGGTCTTGGAGGAAGAAAACAAAGTTTCTGGGAATTTTGATCAAATCAACAAAGCTATTTTTAG from Bartonella kosoyi encodes the following:
- a CDS encoding type IV secretion system protein, giving the protein MNFTMFAQLSNQINQITQTYVTDISSKAIAAITPFVSIGITIAFIIYGWLIIRGAIDMPLSGFVNRFLRISIITSIALTTGLYQSEIANLITQMPYEFSKALMTNPLTDTQLMNLLDKAATKGFQYAGRLFQETVFFEANGLLYSLLGILILLATSSVVAIGGGLVILTKIAITLLVGLGPIFIIALLWQPTYRFFQQWLIQVVNYIILFLLLATVFNLMMNIFANYLSDMGLDYNQNVAAMFGGALILSIISIMLLLKLSSMAHSLAKGIAFGHLWRHRN
- a CDS encoding TrwH protein is translated as MILIANLLSACALAPKLKQPNDRNRVPINKTIPAEIKRGDR
- a CDS encoding type IV secretion system protein, yielding MKKQFIIIGVITLLGMIDLAHAGGDHIESGGGRSGNFIEGGRFREYKGLSDSTHNRDVTIIRRPKGPRLKKKPEPPKRSQPAQPPQPAPPPQPALPEEYSEILQLLKKGEIIELLKKQLDSKRQQLSQVEKAYQAITKSQKTNPKQIDFSSFFLKEPEFLYKDSKLSRQSYQEVLEEENKVSGNFDQINKAIFRRLQSVSVQDKAVSLESFENVKSRFQYLRGLLDELQTKEKLKDIADLQAHIDGTLAMIQNEFIKMEMVAYLHDAEQSLIKRKRRELDMMFFDHEKNQMPIIR